A stretch of Shewanella dokdonensis DNA encodes these proteins:
- the hemN gene encoding oxygen-independent coproporphyrinogen III oxidase: MKQPTHISWDQSMIEKYNYSGPRYTSYPTALEFDESFTEGDLLSAIANSKGEHLSLYVHVPFCAKLCYYCGCNKIVTRHQHKADQYIEYLAKEIVTRAPLFKHYKVTQMHWGGGTPTFLSPEQILRLTSLLKANFDFADEGEFSIEVDPREIELSMLDTLKEAGFNRISIGVQDFNKEVQVAVNREQDEQFIFDLINKAKAMGFVSTNVDLIYGLPYQTPETFAQTISKILELSPDRLSVFNYAHLPARFAAQRKIKEENLPTPQQKLEILQYTIETLTGAGYQYIGMDHFAKPDDELAKLQREGRLHRNFQGYTTQPECDLLGLGVSSISQIGDCYAQNQKDIHPYYEAIEATGHALWKGCKLNRDDEIRRAVIKQLICHFELDMAKMEQQLGIQFEQYFAEDLKLLQTFIDDKLVTIEDRKIAVSSTGRLLIRNICICFDVYFREKARQQQFSRVI; encoded by the coding sequence TTGAAGCAGCCCACACATATCAGTTGGGATCAGTCGATGATCGAAAAGTACAACTACAGCGGCCCGCGTTATACTTCTTATCCCACCGCGCTGGAGTTTGATGAATCATTTACTGAAGGCGATTTACTGTCGGCGATTGCCAACAGTAAAGGCGAACATCTGTCGCTGTATGTCCATGTGCCCTTCTGCGCCAAGCTGTGTTACTACTGTGGTTGTAACAAGATAGTGACTCGTCACCAGCACAAGGCGGATCAGTATATTGAATACCTGGCAAAAGAGATTGTGACTCGTGCGCCACTGTTCAAGCACTACAAAGTCACCCAGATGCATTGGGGCGGCGGTACACCGACTTTCCTGTCACCAGAACAAATTCTACGACTGACTTCACTGCTCAAAGCGAACTTTGATTTTGCCGATGAAGGCGAGTTCTCTATTGAAGTGGATCCACGAGAAATCGAACTGTCCATGTTAGATACGTTGAAAGAAGCCGGATTTAACCGGATTTCTATCGGGGTACAGGACTTCAATAAAGAGGTACAGGTTGCGGTTAACCGTGAGCAGGACGAACAGTTTATCTTTGACCTGATCAACAAAGCCAAAGCCATGGGTTTTGTTTCTACTAACGTGGATCTGATCTACGGCTTGCCTTATCAGACCCCAGAAACATTTGCCCAAACCATCAGCAAAATTCTGGAACTGTCGCCAGATCGTTTATCTGTATTCAACTATGCCCACCTGCCGGCACGTTTTGCCGCACAGCGGAAAATCAAAGAAGAGAATCTGCCAACACCACAACAGAAGTTGGAAATTCTGCAGTACACCATCGAAACCTTGACTGGTGCAGGGTATCAGTACATCGGGATGGATCACTTTGCCAAACCTGACGATGAGTTAGCAAAATTGCAGCGTGAAGGTCGTCTACACCGTAACTTCCAGGGCTACACTACTCAGCCGGAATGTGACCTGTTAGGCCTTGGCGTATCGTCCATCAGCCAAATTGGTGATTGCTACGCGCAAAACCAGAAGGATATTCATCCTTACTATGAAGCGATTGAAGCTACCGGCCACGCGCTATGGAAAGGCTGCAAGCTGAACCGCGATGACGAAATCCGCCGCGCGGTGATCAAACAGCTTATCTGCCACTTCGAACTGGATATGGCGAAGATGGAACAGCAGTTAGGGATTCAGTTTGAACAATACTTCGCAGAAGATCTGAAGCTGTTACAGACCTTTATCGATGACAAGCTGGTGACTATCGAAGATCGTAAAATCGCCGTTAGTTCTACTGGCCGCCTGTTGATCCGCAATATCTGTATCTGCTTTGACGTGTACTTCCGTGAGAAAGCACGTCAGCAACAGTTCTCTCGGGTAATTTAA
- a CDS encoding DUF2489 domain-containing protein, with translation MEIVLIVIGMLIVAGLSMYATILLLRLKKQTAANKAALHAQQQALEQKRQELLGDIRYIAAAMTEDRCEISEGVYRIAKLFELLSLTERVSGEFPAFYQHFDVIKSHPIRDARAQLQKQERMRLDLQRMKSESALQENILLEAKRLIQFEPITH, from the coding sequence TTGGAGATAGTTCTGATTGTCATCGGCATGTTGATTGTGGCCGGTCTGAGTATGTATGCCACGATTTTATTGCTGCGGCTGAAAAAACAGACCGCAGCCAATAAAGCGGCATTACATGCACAGCAACAAGCCCTAGAGCAGAAACGGCAAGAACTGCTGGGCGATATTCGTTATATCGCCGCCGCGATGACAGAAGACCGCTGTGAAATCTCTGAAGGGGTGTATCGCATTGCCAAGTTGTTTGAACTGTTATCGCTGACGGAGCGCGTGTCCGGAGAATTTCCCGCTTTTTATCAACACTTTGATGTAATTAAAAGCCATCCGATCCGCGATGCCCGCGCCCAACTCCAGAAGCAGGAGCGCATGCGTCTGGACTTACAGCGCATGAAATCAGAGTCTGCATTACAAGAAAATATACTGCTGGAAGCCAAGCGTTTGATACAGTTTGAGCCGATAACCCATTAA
- the yihI gene encoding Der GTPase-activating protein YihI, producing the protein MTRIKKTRKAGDAAPKHAPRTKKSERVLARKKQDSGNKAGSRQNPEGSAAKGSQAAKDPRIGSKKPVALGTEVMASQAKVAKTKLTDEQRLLQLEEDPRLNQLLDMLEEGRDLSAADQQWLEQQLAKIETLMQKLGIEDLDETDIVSNDSDEALLDKFDTGLAQLQNYQKE; encoded by the coding sequence ATGACCCGAATCAAGAAAACGCGTAAGGCAGGTGATGCTGCCCCCAAACATGCGCCAAGAACCAAAAAATCAGAACGAGTACTGGCGCGTAAAAAACAGGATTCCGGCAACAAAGCTGGTAGCCGCCAAAATCCTGAGGGCAGTGCTGCAAAAGGTTCGCAGGCCGCCAAAGATCCCCGTATTGGCAGTAAAAAACCGGTGGCATTGGGCACAGAAGTGATGGCTAGCCAGGCCAAAGTGGCCAAAACCAAACTGACCGATGAGCAGCGATTACTGCAGTTGGAAGAAGATCCACGCTTGAATCAGCTACTGGATATGCTGGAAGAAGGCCGCGACTTGTCGGCAGCCGATCAACAGTGGCTGGAGCAACAATTAGCGAAGATTGAAACGCTGATGCAAAAACTGGGTATTGAAGATCTGGATGAGACTGATATTGTCAGCAATGACAGTGATGAAGCCTTATTGGATAAATTTGATACGGGTTTAGCACAACTGCAAAACTACCAGAAAGAGTAA
- a CDS encoding methyltransferase domain-containing protein yields the protein MQHCPLCHHDAIRPVFEDRRRHFLVCQRCALVFATPGSYLLPAAEKQRYGRARRDNKQKQLAQFIATLLQQLQTLQPNVLEGLNFGRVLTPALLQPLQQSGLQLHQYDPFFAPEHQLLRQQYDFICCYRVFEHFHLPAKEWQIIVHALKPGAWLAISTPLLQSVEMFAKWHYKNNPTHVSFYQPQTFAYLAEHSSLQLIFAQKDFVLMQKAS from the coding sequence ATGCAACACTGTCCGCTCTGCCATCATGATGCCATCCGTCCGGTCTTTGAAGATCGCCGTCGTCACTTTTTGGTTTGCCAGAGATGTGCATTGGTCTTTGCAACGCCTGGTAGTTACCTACTGCCTGCCGCAGAAAAACAGCGCTATGGCAGAGCCCGTCGCGATAATAAACAAAAACAGTTAGCACAGTTCATTGCGACCTTGTTGCAGCAACTGCAAACACTGCAACCCAATGTCTTGGAAGGTCTAAACTTTGGCCGAGTATTAACGCCCGCATTACTTCAACCATTGCAGCAGTCGGGGCTCCAGTTACACCAATACGATCCGTTTTTTGCACCAGAGCATCAGTTATTGCGCCAGCAATATGACTTTATCTGTTGCTATCGGGTCTTTGAACATTTCCATCTGCCCGCCAAAGAGTGGCAGATTATCGTCCACGCATTGAAACCCGGCGCTTGGTTAGCCATCTCGACACCGTTATTACAGTCGGTGGAGATGTTTGCTAAATGGCATTACAAAAACAACCCTACCCATGTGAGCTTTTATCAACCACAAACCTTTGCATATTTGGCTGAACACAGCAGCCTACAATTAATATTTGCACAGAAGGACTTTGTTCTGATGCAAAAAGCATCATAA
- a CDS encoding c-type cytochrome, protein MKILLFLGATLLLAPNLSQAQAAPVPEKAAICSSCHGIDGNSVVAEYPSLAGQRALYLQRQLQAFRAAARSNNKEGRADPIMSNMAAMLSDADITELAQYYALQPRQQQPGAAADMAQTGQQLYQGGDLSRDIAACAACHGLDGKGMAAAGFPALLAQHPHYLVEQLQKFKHGERKDDYQGMMQDTSAKLTEQDMQALAAYISCCRLINELLQCLRKRKH, encoded by the coding sequence ATGAAAATACTTCTGTTTTTGGGGGCAACATTACTGCTGGCTCCAAACTTATCACAAGCACAAGCGGCACCAGTTCCAGAAAAGGCCGCAATTTGCAGCAGCTGCCACGGCATCGATGGAAATAGCGTGGTGGCAGAATATCCATCCTTGGCAGGTCAACGCGCACTCTATTTGCAACGTCAACTGCAAGCATTTCGTGCCGCCGCTCGCAGCAATAATAAAGAAGGCCGCGCGGATCCCATCATGAGTAATATGGCCGCAATGCTATCGGATGCGGACATCACGGAGTTGGCACAATACTACGCCCTGCAACCGCGCCAACAGCAGCCAGGCGCTGCCGCCGACATGGCGCAGACGGGGCAACAATTATATCAAGGTGGTGATTTATCACGCGATATCGCCGCATGTGCCGCGTGTCACGGGTTGGATGGCAAGGGCATGGCCGCCGCAGGGTTCCCGGCATTATTAGCGCAACATCCGCACTATCTTGTTGAACAACTACAGAAATTTAAACATGGCGAACGCAAAGACGACTATCAAGGAATGATGCAAGATACCAGTGCCAAATTAACTGAACAGGATATGCAGGCGCTGGCAGCGTATATTTCCTGTTGCCGGTTGATTAATGAATTGCTGCAATGTTTACGTAAACGTAAACATTAA